TGGCATGAATAAACAGTTTGCCGTCTGCCACAACAGGGGAACTGTTCCCCTCTGCCACGTCGATGGACCAGTCCGCCTTCAGTTCGCCCTGCCATGCAGGCACTACTTCGGTGCTGGAACCATCGCGTTTGGGGCCCAACCACTGGGGCCAGTCTGCCGCACTGGCGAACGTGGTGCCCCACAATAATCCAACCACAACAAAAAATCGACTCATGGTGTTTCCTCCAGGGGGGAATCAATCACCGGAAGTGATTGTCTGGTAAGTACTTCGGGCGAAACAGGCTCTTTGCGGGTGGTCGCACGGCTTTGGGCGGCTTCGGAGTTCAAAAAATAGTGCAGTGGTGCGTAGCCCCACCCGAGATTTTCACGATCGGACAACTGTTTTAGTTTTTGCAGATACTTTTCGGTAATCGCGTTGCCCGTTTCTTCATAATTCGGGTCGCAATAGTAGACGCGGCACCCCAACGGTCGATTGGAACGTGCGGTGCACAGGCCTTCAATTTGAAACGGGCAACCCGCACCATCGTTCTGTGCGGGGAAAGGTGGGCAATCTTCCAGCAGAAAAGCTGCTTCAATATGGCTGATGAAGAGGGTATGGCCATATTCCTTGAAACGGCAGCACCGTCCAGAAGCATCGCACACCGGCCCCGCCTGGGCAATATCGGCAGCCACTTCAGTATAGATTTGCTGCAGTGCGGTGCGTTGTTCCGGTGACAGTTCTGGAATATTCATAACCGAAACTGGTTTAAGCGTTGGGTAATTTCCTCTACAGGAATGATATCGCCCACGTTGCACCCCGGGCAGTTTTCAGCCACTTCCTGCCAGCGGGCGGGCGTTTTCAGGTTGGTTTCCCAGAACGGCCAGGTGCGGCACTGCACGGGTCGCACCTCGTAGACGGTGCAGCCTTTGGCCGGATCGTAAAACACGCAATCGTTATTGGCTTTTTCGCGTAACGTGCGGTGCCCACGGTGCAATCGGGTGTAGACTGCTTCAAACACTTCGCGTTCTTCGCCCACAAACTCAGCAAGTGCCGTCACTTCCTCATCGCTGACCCACACAAAGCCAGGTTCGCCAGTGCAGCACCGCCCACACATGGTACATTCAAACCGCAACCCCGCCTGATACCAAACCGCCTTCATACCCCACCTCGCTTGAAGGTATGATAGGTAAAATGAGCCAAAAAGCGGCTTTGTGAAACCACCTCAGAATGGGAATGGGTGAATGAACGTGGTTTGGTACATGGGATGTGAAGCCACGCTTGTGCCACGCACCTGAGAGACTGACCACACGCAATCTGGTGGTTTGGATATGCTGCTGCTGTCGTTTGTCAGGTAGATTTCGGACTGATCACATCCTAAAAGGTTGCTATTTGAAAATGAAACTAATTAAAAATTTTTCAGTTGACAACTTGTCGCTTACACCTGTAGACTCCTGATTGATAAATGGATTGCTCCTCTCTGATTTGGCATTTCTTCCCATTTATTGTCGACTATTTACTGGCGTGGCTATCAGTGCTACGCAATCCTTTTTCTTAGGGGGTCGGTTATGTCTTGGAATCTGGTTCGCTCAAGGCGTGGTTTTACGCTCATTGAGCTGTTAGTTGTGATTGCGATCATTGCAATCCTGATTGGATTGCTGTTACCCGCAGTTCAGAAAGTGCGCGAAGCGTCAAATCGTGCAAAATGCAGTAACAATTTGAAGCAGATGGGGCTGGCATTACATTCCTACCATGATACGTACTATGCGCTTCCGCAAGGTCAGTCTCCTTGGAGTGCTGCTTACAGTCCGCCGTACGAAGGTGCATGGTCGTGGATGAACTACATTCTGCCATACATTGAACAAGACAACGCTTATCGACAGGGGCAGGCATTTGCCCAGACAGATCATTACTCGTGGCATAATCCTACTTGTGCACTCAAAGTCAGTATGTATATCTGTCCTTCAGACTCACGTGGCAATCAAGTATATTCCGGAGCCCCCTACGGCATCGCCGATCAAGCCACAACGGGCTATCTGGGCAATTCTGGCACCACTTCAACATCGATGGATGGTGTTTTATACATGGGTTCCAAGGTGGCACTGCCCCATATTACGGATTGAACGAGCAATACCATCATGGTGGGAGAGCGACCACCGAATACAAATCTGGAATTTGGCTGGTGGTTCACTGCATATGGTTATGATGGCAGAGGCAATGCAGACTGTGTATTGACTTCAAATGATCTCGCTGTGGCGAACTACTTCGGTTGTGGTACATCTGCCGCGCAAAAAATCGGCTTGCAGCCTGGCCGACCAGAGGTAAGCTGCGATGCTGCCCACTATTGGAGTTTTCATACCGCAGGTGCACAATTTTTGATGGGTGATGGCTCTGTGCGAATGATCACGTACAGCAACAACAACATTCTGCCAATGCTTAGCACACGTGCTGGGGGCGAAACGAATAATTTGCCTTAATCAAAGTAAGTAATTTCTATTGAAAGTTCAGATAAAAGTGCTGAGGTGGAATGCCAGATAAACCTTTTCTGGCAAATGGACTGCATGTACATCGGCAGCCTAGCAAACTACAGTGCCAGCACACTACACGGAATCATCACATGACCAAGATTGTTCGCAAGTTTACTTTGTTAAGTGTTTTCAGTATTGGGATAGCAACTGTTTTCGGGTGTTCAAAATCGGATGAAGTGCCATCAAGTAATGTGAAAGTGGAACCGAAAGATTCAGGCGCTAACATTAGTGCGCAACAACAAGGAGCTGGCCGCTTGCCGAAAGCACCACGTTAGGCATCAAGCCCGGGTTCGTTGCCTGAGTTCCTCAAGTAATCCAGCAGCCTCTGAAAAGTATTCCCCTGATTCCACTTGGGGCGTGTTTGTCTGTTACTTCCCAGTTCCTGGTATTTTCACAATCACTGTTTCGCCTTTGCCTTTGTCGCTGGCAATGCTTTGAATCGTCCATAGATCGAGCATATTTTCGCTGTCGACTACGGTGCCGCTGTAGTCGCCCCATGGGCCACCTGCGGTGGCTCCGCGGCCTTCGCCAAGTTTAATGATTTCGCCCACTTCTCCAGGTTTGTGCGTGGCTTTATGCAACGCACAGCGTGGGCTGACAAACATATCCGGCCCGGTTTCCTGAAAACCGATCAGCACATCCTGGTTCTTATTCACCGCCAGGGTGGTTTGAATGTAGCTGTTTGTTGGGTGGGCAATCAGGCCCGACTGTACTTTGGTGCCGTCCAGCTTGAATTGGTGCCACTGCACCGCACTGCGACCGTTGACGTTGACCGCTTGCGAAAACCAGACAGAACCGTGGTAGACGACCAGGCTTTTCGGGTTTCGGTCGCCCGAAGCCACGGTTAATTTCGTGCCTTTTTGCGGGGAGGGCGGTGGGTAACCAAAATTGGCAAAGCCGTGCGGTTTGGAAATCACTTCTTTCACCACTGGTGTGCCATCGCCTGCGTCGCCCACGCGGGTAAAGACGATATCCCGCGACCGTAATGCGATGAAGTACAAGTCGTCAATGGCGTCCAGCGTGTTCACTGGGTGGCCCAGATTGCCTGCAAAGTGATAGACTTTTGCAGGTTTGCCACTTTTTACGGCGGCAGAAGACATCACGAATGTCTGTTCTGGCCCACCGGGAAAGGAATAGCCAACCCACTTGCGGCTGTGGCCAATTCCCCCACCATCCACACCACCGGGTGCGGGCACCGGATAGGTATTCCAACCTTTGGTGGGGTCGTCTGTTTCGGAAGCGGATATGTTGACTGGTTTGGTTTTCGCCTTGTCCCAGTACACCCACAGGTCAAAAACGTAAATTTTATTGTGGATGTCGTAGTACAGTTTGGGGTCAATGCCATCGTTGAAC
The Zavarzinella sp. DNA segment above includes these coding regions:
- a CDS encoding YkgJ family cysteine cluster protein produces the protein MNIPELSPEQRTALQQIYTEVAADIAQAGPVCDASGRCCRFKEYGHTLFISHIEAAFLLEDCPPFPAQNDGAGCPFQIEGLCTARSNRPLGCRVYYCDPNYEETGNAITEKYLQKLKQLSDRENLGWGYAPLHYFLNSEAAQSRATTRKEPVSPEVLTRQSLPVIDSPLEETP
- a CDS encoding YkgJ family cysteine cluster protein; this encodes MKAVWYQAGLRFECTMCGRCCTGEPGFVWVSDEEVTALAEFVGEEREVFEAVYTRLHRGHRTLREKANNDCVFYDPAKGCTVYEVRPVQCRTWPFWETNLKTPARWQEVAENCPGCNVGDIIPVEEITQRLNQFRL